The Haloarcula laminariae genomic sequence TCCCGGGGAACGGGAAAAAGCGGGGAGTCTAAGTGTCCGTACCCAAAGGATGGGACAATGGCAGAGAGCCGGACATTCACCGGGCTGCTGGCCGCGACGGCGGTGGGCGTCTATCTGCTGGTCATCGCGGGTGCGACGGCGGCCATCACCGACGCCGTCGCCGCCTGTAGCACCTGGCCCCTGTGCCAGGGACCAGTGACGCTCGCCGACCCCGACCTGCTGATAGCGCGCGGGCACCGACTGACCGCGGCGCTCGTCGGGCTGCTCGCGCTGGGGACGGTCGTACTGGGGCTGCGGACGGCGACGCGCCGGCGGGTCAAGGCCGCCCTGCTCGTCGGTATCGCGCTGTACCCGGTCCAGATAGCGCTGGGCGCGTTCGTCGCTACCGCCAGCGTGGCCGCCCTCCCCGGCGCGCATCTCGGCGTCGGGATGGCTATCTTCGCCTCGTTCGTGGTCGCGCTCGCGTGGCACCTGGAGTTCGAGACGGGGAGCGACGACGAAGACCCGGTCGACGACCCCTCGCCGGCGCCGATTCCCGACGAGGACGGGACGGACTCGCCGCCGCCCCACGCATCGCTCTCGACGAAACAGCGCGTCCTCGGCACCCTCGGGGCGTACTTCCGGCTGATGAAACCGCGGCTGATGTGGCTGCTGTGTCTGGTCGCCGCCGCCGGGATGGCGCTTGCGGCCGCGGCCGGTCCCGACCTCACCACCCGGACCGTCCTGCTGACACTGGGCGGCGGTGTCCTCTCCATCGGCGCCTCCGGCACGTTCAACCATGTCCTGGAGCGCGACATCGACAAGCGGATGGACCGGACCTCGGACCGACCCATCGCCACCCACCAGATTCCGGTGGCCAACGCGATGGCCTTCGGCGTCGCCCTCGCGGCTGCCGCTCTGGTGCTGTTCTGGCAGGTCAACGCCCTCGCGGCCGCGCTGGGGCTGGCGGCCATCCTCTTCTACAGCGTCATCTACACGCTCGTGTTGAAACCCAACACCGTCCAGAACACCGTCATCGGCGGGGTCGCAGGCTCGCTGCCGGCGCTCATCGGCTGGGCCGCAGTCGAGGGGAGCATCGGCCTTCCGGGGCTGGCGCTTGCCGGCGTCATCTTCCTGTGGACGCCCGCGCACTTCTACAACCTCGCCCTGGCGTACAAGGACGACTACGAGGCAGGCGGGTTCCCGATGATGCCCGTGGTTCGGGGCGAGACCGAGACCCGCAAGCACATCGTCTACTACCTCGGTGCGACGCTCGTGAGTTCGGGCGTGCTCGCGGCGCTGACCTCGCTGGGGTGGCTGTACGCGCTCACCTCCGCCGTGGTCGGCGGGGTATTCCTCTGGACGGTCGTCCGGCTGCACCACGAGCAGACCGAGGCGTCGGCGTTCCGGGCCTTCCACGCCTCGAACGCCTACCTGGGGCTCCTGCTGGTGGCAGTCGTCGTCGACTCGCTCGCCCTATGAGCGCGCTCGAATCGGACCGGCGCGGGCTGGTCCCGGAGGGGCGCTCTCTCGCGCTGTGGGCCGTCATCCTGAACACGGAGCTCCTGTTGGTGTTGCTGTATCTCTTCTTGCTCCCCGGCGCCGCGACGGACCCGTTCCTGCTTTCGTTCCCGTTCGTCTGGCTCAACGTCGCCGGCTTGGTGTTCCTATACGTCCGACCGACGCCCGCGTCCTCCCGCCGGCGGGCCGTAGCCGGGGCCGTCGCGCTGGGCTACGCCCTCCTGCTTGGCTACGTCGGCGGCGTCTTCGGACTCGGCGGAGCGGGAACGGGGCTCCGCGTCGTCCTCGCCGCCCCGCCGGGCTTTGCGCCCTCGGTCGTCTACAGCGGGGCGGTCCTCGGCGTCGTGGTCACCCCCTGGAAGGTGGCGGGCTACCTCGCGCTCTCGTATCTGGTCTACGTCACCGTCGTCGACGCCAGCGGCGGGCTCGCGGGCGGCGTGGTCGGGCTGTTCTCCTGTGTCAGTTGCGTGCTGCCCATCGTCGCCTCCGTGGTCGGCGGGGCCATCGGCGCCGGCGGGACGCTGTACCAGGCCGCTATCGCCCAGTCCTACGGCCTCTCGACGGTCGTCTTCCTGGCGTCCGTGGGGCTACTGTACGCCGTCCACCGGTTCGATATCACCGCTGTCGGCTGGCTACGCCGTACGATGGCGCGGTGACTACCGCCGGTCCAGGCGGCGTCGCCTGCAGTCCACCACCTGCGGGAGCGGACGACCACCGCCCGTCGGACTGGGGTACGTCGATGGGTTTGTCACCCCCGGCGGCCTACCGGTGGCCATGACCACCGTCGAAATCGAGTACTGCGTTCCGTGCGGGTTCCGCGAGCGGGCGCTGGACGTGGAACGGGCTATCCTGACGGCCCTGGAGAGTGACCTCGACCGAGTGAGTCTCGTGATGGGCGACCACGGCGTCTTCCGCGTGACCGTCGACGGCGACCCGGTCTACGAGAAGAGCGAGGACGAGTACGACGTCGACGCTATCGTTCGGGCGGTCCGCAAGCGGCTGTAGCCGCCCGGAGAACGGAACGGCTTTCGGGGCCCGATTCCCAGCCACCAGTATGACAGAAGTACTCCTCGCCGAGGAGGTCCACCGCAGCTACGGCGACACCGTCGCGCTGGACGGCGTGTCGCTGTCGGCGACGGCGGGCGAGGTGCTCGCGCTGGTCGGCCCGAACGGGGCCGGCAAGACGACGCTCGTCCGGGCGCTGACCGGCACCACCGAGGCGGAGGGGCGCGTCGAGCTGTTCGGCCGGTCGCCGACGACGGTCGACCGTGACCGAATCGGCCTGCTCCCCCAGTCGTTTACCCCACACGAGCGACTGACCGCCCGCGAACTGGTCGCCTACTACGCCGGGCTCTACGACGAAACCCGCCCCGTCGAGGACGTGCTCGCCGACGTGGGCCTCTCCGACACCGCCGACACCCACTACGAGAACCTCTCGGGGGGCCAGCAGCGCCGGACCTGCGTGGCGACGGCGCTCATCAACGACCCGGACCTGCTCGTCCTCGACGAGCCGACGACCGGTATCGACCCCGCCGGCCGACAGGCGCTGTGGGAGCTGCTGGAAGGGCTGGCCGACCGCGGCGTCACCATCGTCGTGACGACCCACTACATGGAGGAGGCCCAGCGGCTCGCCGACCGCGTCGGGCTGTTGGCCGACGGGCGGCTCGTCGCGCTCGACGCCCCCGAGGCGCTGGTGGCCGACCACGGCGGTGACAGCCAGCTACTCGTCGACGGGGAGTTCGAGGCCAACGCCGTCGACGCCGTCGACTATCCGGCCCGGATGACCGTCCGCAACGGGCGCCTCGTCGTCTACGGCGTCCGTCCCGAGTCCATCGGGGGCGTCGTCGACGCGCTCGACGCGGCCGGGCTGCCCTACGACAGCCTGACCTGGAAACAGCCGGACCTCGAAGACGTCTACCTCGAACTCACGGGGACCGGGGTCGGCCGCTCCGGCGAGCCGACGGGGACCGTCCCGGCGGGGGGTGCCCGATGAGCCGCCTCGGCCGGCTCCGCTCGGAGTCGCGGGCCGCGAGCCGCGCGTTCCTGCGCCGCCGGACCGCCGTCTTCTTCACGTTCTTCTTCCCGCTCATCATCGTCGTCATCTTCGGCGTGCTGGTCCAGACCAGGCCCGGCGGCGGCGGGCTGTTCACCCGCGAGCCGGCCTACTACGTGCCGGGCTATCTGGCGGTGGTCGTCCTCTTTACGCCGCTCTCGCGAGTGGGCAGCGAGGTCGCCCGCCACCGCGACGGCAACCGCTTCGAGAAGCTGGCGACCACGCCGCTGACCCGGCCCGAGTGGCTGCTGGCCCAGACGCTCGTCAACACCGTCGTCATCGGGCTGGCCGGACTGTTCCTGCTCGGCCTGATGGTCGTCCTGACCGGGGCCGACATCGCCGTCTCGCCGCTCTTGCTCCCCTTCGTCGTGCTTGGGGTCGCGCTGTTCTGTGGCGTCGGCGCGATGCTGGGTAGCCTCGCGAGCTCCCAGGACGGCGTCATCTCCGCGAGCAACGGTATCGCGCTCCCGCTTCTCTTCCTCTCGGAGACGTTCGTCCCGCCGGAACTGCTCCCGGCGTGGTTCCCCACGTGGCTCTCGCCGCTGACCTACTTCTCACGGGGCGTGCGGGCTATCAGCACCGGGGGCGGCGAAGCCGTCGTGCCGCTGGCGGTGCTTTCAGTCTGTGCCGTCGTCGGATTCGTCGTCGGCGCGGCGCTGTTGCCCCGGACGGACTGAGCCGTCGACTACCGCTTCAGCTTCGGCCCGACGAGCGCCAGGAGCAGCGCCGCCTCGCCGCGTGGCTCCCACATGTAGATGTGGTTCAGCATCACGTAGGTGACGATGCCGAGAAAGAGCGAGAGCCCCCACGCGGCGACGGCGATGCGGCCGACTCTCGCGTGGGCCGTCTCCCTGAGTTCGCTGGGCGTGTGTGACAGGCCCAGGACGACGGCGTGGACGACGACCGGGACGGAGACGGCCGACAGCAGGATGTGGACCGCGAGCATCACGAGGTAGGCGTAGTAGACGGCCCCCTCGACCAGAATCGACTTCTCGAACCCCCCGCCCACTTTCAGGAGGTACAACACGAGAAAGAGGACGATGAGGGCAAACGCCGAAAGCATCGCGGCGCGGTGTCTGCGGACCTGGTCGGTCTTGATGAAGTAGACGCCGGCGAGTATACAGCCAAGCGCCAGCGTGTTGACCACGGCGATGGCGTCGGACAGCAGGATGACGGTCTCGTTGCTTATCGACGGGAACGGGAAGGCGCCCCCGAAGGTCCCGAAGACGAGGACGTAACCGACGAGCGATAACACGGCGGTGACACGGCGCGGGGAGGCTCTCGCGTGTGACTGGAGTCTGTCTGCGACGGCCATACCTGACCTGAGAATTCGAGGGGTTTCCGTGTTCTGGAACGGGAGTCGAAACCGGGCCTAGGCGAACGTCTTCGAGACGTCCTCGTCTTCGGTCTCGTCCTGCTGAATCTTCTCCCAGGCGTCGTGGAAGTCCGACATCCGGACCTCCGTCCGGTCGTCGCGGATGGCGAACATCCCGGCCTCGGTACAGATGGCCTTGATGTCCGCGCCGGAGGCGTCCTCGATTTCGGCGGCGAGGTCGGCGAACTCGACGTCGTCGGCGACGTTCATGCTGCGGGTGTGAATCTGGAATATCTGCTCGCGGCCCTCGGCGTTGGGGTTGGGCACCTCGATGAGGCGGTCGAACCGGCCCGGGCGCAGGATGGCGCGGTCGAGCATGTCGAAGCGGTTCGTGGCCGCGATGATTCGGATGTCGCCGCGGTCGTCGAAGCCGTCCATCTCCGAGAGCAGCTGCATCATCGTCCGCTGGACCTCCGCGTCGCCGGAGGTCTTGGAGTCCGTTCGCTTGGCGGCGATGGCGTCTATCTCGTCGATGAAGACGACTGCGGGCTCCTCCTGGCGGGCCAGTTCGAAGAGGTCGCGAACGAGCTTGGCGCCCTCGCCGATGAACTTGTGGACCAGCTCGGAGCCGGCCATCTTGATGAAGGTGGCGTCGGTCTCGTTGGCGACGGCCTTCGCGAGCATCGTCTTGCCGGTGCCGGGCGGGCCGTGCAGCAGGACGCCGCTGGGCGGCTCGATGCCCACGTCCTCGAACATCCCCGGGCTGGTGAGGGGCATCTCGACGGTCTCGCGGACCTCCTCCATCTGCTCTTGGATGCCGCCGATGTCGGCGAAGGTGACGTCGGGGGACTTGTCGACCTGCATCACGCGTGCGCGAACGTCCGTCTCGTCGTCGAGCTGTTTGACGATGGACAGCGAGTTGTTGACGGCGACGCGGTCGTCGGGCGCGAGGTCCTCGCGCATCTCGTCGGTGACCTCCGTCAGGGCCTCCTGGTTGTTGCCGTGTTGCTTGATGATGGCACCGTCGTCGTTGAGCTCCTGGACCGTGGCCACGAACAGCGGCGACTGCTTGAGCTTCTTGTTCTCGTGGGTCAGCCGTTCGAGCTTCTGTTGGTACTTGTTGTTCTCGGCGTTGGCGTCGAGCAGCTTGTCACGCATCTCCTCGTTCTGCGATTCGAGCACCTCCAGCCGTTCCTGTAACGACTCTATCTTCTGTTGCATGGAGGCGCCCTCGTCGTACGGCAGGTCCACCTCGTCGACGGTGTCGGTCATTATGCCCCTATTAGTGGGTGAATCATTAAGAGGCTTCGGGTCGTGCCACATACCGAAATCGGACGTAGCGGGCCGGAAACAGTCGAACACGGCAACTCAAGCTGAGCCGTGATGAATCGGCAGCCTTCTGTCGGGGCGTGCGCTACGGCCCCTCATGGCATCACAGACCTCGGTGGTTGTCGTCGGGGGCGGCGTCGCGGGGCTCTCGGCGGCGCTGTTCACCGCCCGGGCCGGCCTCGAAACGACCGTCGTCTCTGCCGGCGAGTCGATACTCCGGCGCAACGCGCACCTGGAGAACTACCCCGGCTTCCCGGCCGGCGTCAACCCCCGGCTCCTCCTCGACCTGCTCGAAGAACAGGCCGGCGAGGCCGGCGTCGAGGTCGCCGACGGGCGAATCCAGCGCGTCACCCGCGACGGGGACGGCTTCGAACTGCTGGCCGCCGACGGCGACAGCTACGAGGCGGACTACGTCGTCGCAGCCTCGTGGTCCGACGCGACGTATCTCGAGGGGCTGGACGTGGACTTTCTCGACCGCGGCTCCAAGACCTTCGTCGGCGTCGACGAGTTCGGCTCGACCTCGGTCGACGGGCTGTACGCGGCGGGCCGCCTGGCCGAAAAGCACCACCAGACCGTCGTCGCCGCCGGCCACGGGTCCCAGGTCGGTCTCGCCGTCGTCGAGGACAGCGACGCGAAGTTCTACCACGACTGGACGGTCCCCGAGGGCTACTTTACCGAGCGGGGCCGCGAGGTGCCGCCGGGCTGTGAGGAAATCGACGACGCCGAACGCGAGCGGCGGGAGTCCGAGTCCCTCGAACGGATGCGCGAGGCGTTTGCCGAACCACACCCGGCCGAACCGACGATGCATCCCAGCGTCGACGAGGAGTAGCGAGGCGCTACGCGCCTCGAAGCGAACCGGCGACCGCGAGGTGCTACGCGCCTCGGATGAAACGGCGAGCGTAGTGAGCCGTAGAGGCACGACGGGAGCCGGAGGGCAGAGCGTGATACCGGAACGAAGTGAGCCGCCTCGAAGCGAACCGGGACCCGTCACGGACTGGCGACCGGGACCGTCGCCGAGACGGTCGGACTTTTAGGCCGTGACGGTCAAGTGAGGGGCATGCTGGAGGGAGTCAACGTCGTTCTCGGGGTCTCGGGCTCCATCGCGGCGGTCAAGACGGTGGAACTGGCCCACGAGCTACGCCGCCAGGGGGCCGCGGTCCGGGCGGTCATGACCGACAGCGCGACGGGTATCGTCCACCCGTGGGCGGTCGAATTCGCTACCGACGCTGACGTGGTGACCGAGCTCACGGGCCGGGTCGAACACGTCGAGCTGTGTGGGGTCGACGGCTGGGGCGACGTGCTCTTGCTCGCGCCGGCGACCGCGAACACCGTCGGGAAAGTCGCCGCCGCCGTCGACGACACGCCGGTGACGACGGCGGCGACGACGGCGCTCGGAGCGGGCCTCCCGGTCGTGGTCGCGCCGGCGATGCACGAACCGATGTACGACCACCCCGGCGTCATCGACGCAATCGAACGGGTCGAGTCCTGGGGCGTCGACTTCGTGGACCCTCGCATCGAGGAGGGGAAAGCCAAGATAGCGACCGCGGACGCTATCGTGACGGCGGTCGCCCGGGCGGCGGGCGACCAGCCACTCGCGGGCCGTCACGTCGTCGTCACCGCCGGGGCGACCACGGAGTCGGTCGACCCGGTACGGACCCTCTCGAACCGCGCCTCGGGCCGGACCGGCCGGGCAGTCGCGCGGGCCTGCCACGTCCTCGGGGCCGAGGTGACCCTCGTCCACGACGGCGGGGACGTTCCCTACGCGACCGTCGAGGGCGTCGAGTCGGCCGCGGAGATGACCGCCGCCGTCGCCGAGGTCGCCGCCGAGGCGGACGCGCTCGTCTCCGCCGCCGCCATCTCCGATTACACCGTCGAGGCCGCCGACGAGAAGATACGCAGCGGCCAGGAGCGGCTGACCATCGAACTCGAACCGACGCCGAAGCTCATCGATACCGTCCGGGCCGACCATCCGGACCTGCCAATCGTCGGCTTCAAAGTGGAGTCGGCGGGCGGTGACGAGGGGCTGGTGGCCCGGGCCCGCAACCTCATCGAGCGCGTCGACCTCGCTTTCGTCGTCGCCAACGACGCCAGCGTGATGGGCGAGGCGGAGACGAGAGCGCTCCTCGTCGAGGGCGATGCCCACGACGAGTACACCGGCGACAAGGGCGGCCTCGGACTCGCCGTCGCCAAGAAACTGGCCGGGAAACTGGGCGAACACCCATCGGTCACCGAGTGATTGCGAAATAGTTTTGCGTATCCCGACGCTCGCTTCCGGTAACGACCGTAGCGCCTCTTAGACACACGGAGACAACACTCTCACAAACTATCGTGACTACTTCCGACGCCCTTCGTCTGCTGGTGCCCGTCGCCGACTCCGTGACGGTCCGTAACACCGTCGCGTACGCCGTCGACGTGGCTACCGACGCGGCCGCCGACCGGCCAGTCGAACTCCACGTCGTCGATGTCGCTTCCACCCGGGCGGTCGACCCCGACGCCCCGGAGGAACTGGCCGCCGCAAGCGAACTGCTCGACCGCGTCGAGGCCTGGGTCGACGAGGACACGGGCGGGGAACGGCCCGCGAACCTGACGCTCGTCACCGATGTCATCGGCGCCGACCAGTATCTGTTCAGTCCCGGCGACTACGCCGACGTGTTGCTGGAGTACGCCGACGAGCAAGGCATCGACCGAATCGTGTTGGACCCCGAGTACAGCCCGGCCGGCGCGGCGCCGATGCTCCGGCCGCTCACTATCGAACTCGCCCGCAGCGATATCGAGATAGAGGAGGCGCCCGTCGAACGGCCGACCGAGCGGACGGTCGTGGCCCGTGCGGCCTCGCTCCCGAAGTACCTCACCGTGTTCGGGGCCTCGTTTCTGTTCTATATGCTGCTTTCCTCGTGGAAACCGCTCGACTTCGCCACCGGTGCTCTCACGGCGACCCTGGTCGCCGTCCTGCTGGCCCCGGTTGCCTTCAGCGACCAACCGTCCTTCACACGAATCGGCAAACAGACCGTCAGAATGCTCATCTACGCGCCGTATCTCATGAAGGAAATCGCCGTGGCAAACCTCCAAATCGCCTACGTCGTGTTGCACCCGTCCCTCCCAATCGACCCGGAAGTGGTCGAGCTTCGACCGGCCGTCTGGGGCGACACCGCCGTCACGACGCTGGCAAACAGCATCACGCTCACGCCGGGGACGCTGACCGTCAGCGTCTCCGACCGCGCCTTCGCCATTCACTCGCTGACCGCAGGCGCACGCGAAGACCTCTTCGACGGCGGCCTGGAGCGGGCCGTGCGGTTCGTCTTCTACGGCCGCGATGCCGCGGCCATCGCCACGCCCCGCGAGCGCGGGGACGACGGGGGGCACAGCGATGGTTGAGTTCGCCACCGCCTTGCTCGCTGTCGCCGCGGCCTTCGTCAGTTTCGGCGTCGTCGCCCTCTACCGGGTGTTCGCCGGCCCGACAATCCACGACCGGGTCATCGCCGTCAACGTCGCCGGGACGAACACCGTGATAGCCATCGCGCTCGTGGCCGCCGCCTTCGAGGAGTCTACCTTCCTCGACGTGGCGCTCGTCTATGCCCTGTTGAACTTCCTGCTCTCGATAGCATTCTCGAAGTTCAACGTCGAACACGGGGGTGTGCTATGACGCCCGTCGAGTGGGCCATCGTCGCCCTCGCCG encodes the following:
- a CDS encoding Rdx family protein, whose protein sequence is MTTVEIEYCVPCGFRERALDVERAILTALESDLDRVSLVMGDHGVFRVTVDGDPVYEKSEDEYDVDAIVRAVRKRL
- a CDS encoding NAD(P)/FAD-dependent oxidoreductase, with translation MASQTSVVVVGGGVAGLSAALFTARAGLETTVVSAGESILRRNAHLENYPGFPAGVNPRLLLDLLEEQAGEAGVEVADGRIQRVTRDGDGFELLAADGDSYEADYVVAASWSDATYLEGLDVDFLDRGSKTFVGVDEFGSTSVDGLYAAGRLAEKHHQTVVAAGHGSQVGLAVVEDSDAKFYHDWTVPEGYFTERGREVPPGCEEIDDAERERRESESLERMREAFAEPHPAEPTMHPSVDEE
- a CDS encoding DUF420 domain-containing protein — protein: MAVADRLQSHARASPRRVTAVLSLVGYVLVFGTFGGAFPFPSISNETVILLSDAIAVVNTLALGCILAGVYFIKTDQVRRHRAAMLSAFALIVLFLVLYLLKVGGGFEKSILVEGAVYYAYLVMLAVHILLSAVSVPVVVHAVVLGLSHTPSELRETAHARVGRIAVAAWGLSLFLGIVTYVMLNHIYMWEPRGEAALLLALVGPKLKR
- a CDS encoding cation:proton antiporter; translated protein: MVEFATALLAVAAAFVSFGVVALYRVFAGPTIHDRVIAVNVAGTNTVIAIALVAAAFEESTFLDVALVYALLNFLLSIAFSKFNVEHGGVL
- a CDS encoding heme o synthase, encoding MAESRTFTGLLAATAVGVYLLVIAGATAAITDAVAACSTWPLCQGPVTLADPDLLIARGHRLTAALVGLLALGTVVLGLRTATRRRVKAALLVGIALYPVQIALGAFVATASVAALPGAHLGVGMAIFASFVVALAWHLEFETGSDDEDPVDDPSPAPIPDEDGTDSPPPHASLSTKQRVLGTLGAYFRLMKPRLMWLLCLVAAAGMALAAAAGPDLTTRTVLLTLGGGVLSIGASGTFNHVLERDIDKRMDRTSDRPIATHQIPVANAMAFGVALAAAALVLFWQVNALAAALGLAAILFYSVIYTLVLKPNTVQNTVIGGVAGSLPALIGWAAVEGSIGLPGLALAGVIFLWTPAHFYNLALAYKDDYEAGGFPMMPVVRGETETRKHIVYYLGATLVSSGVLAALTSLGWLYALTSAVVGGVFLWTVVRLHHEQTEASAFRAFHASNAYLGLLLVAVVVDSLAL
- a CDS encoding monovalent cation/H+ antiporter subunit E encodes the protein MTVRNTVAYAVDVATDAAADRPVELHVVDVASTRAVDPDAPEELAAASELLDRVEAWVDEDTGGERPANLTLVTDVIGADQYLFSPGDYADVLLEYADEQGIDRIVLDPEYSPAGAAPMLRPLTIELARSDIEIEEAPVERPTERTVVARAASLPKYLTVFGASFLFYMLLSSWKPLDFATGALTATLVAVLLAPVAFSDQPSFTRIGKQTVRMLIYAPYLMKEIAVANLQIAYVVLHPSLPIDPEVVELRPAVWGDTAVTTLANSITLTPGTLTVSVSDRAFAIHSLTAGAREDLFDGGLERAVRFVFYGRDAAAIATPRERGDDGGHSDG
- the coaBC gene encoding bifunctional phosphopantothenoylcysteine decarboxylase/phosphopantothenate--cysteine ligase CoaBC is translated as MLEGVNVVLGVSGSIAAVKTVELAHELRRQGAAVRAVMTDSATGIVHPWAVEFATDADVVTELTGRVEHVELCGVDGWGDVLLLAPATANTVGKVAAAVDDTPVTTAATTALGAGLPVVVAPAMHEPMYDHPGVIDAIERVESWGVDFVDPRIEEGKAKIATADAIVTAVARAAGDQPLAGRHVVVTAGATTESVDPVRTLSNRASGRTGRAVARACHVLGAEVTLVHDGGDVPYATVEGVESAAEMTAAVAEVAAEADALVSAAAISDYTVEAADEKIRSGQERLTIELEPTPKLIDTVRADHPDLPIVGFKVESAGGDEGLVARARNLIERVDLAFVVANDASVMGEAETRALLVEGDAHDEYTGDKGGLGLAVAKKLAGKLGEHPSVTE
- a CDS encoding ABC transporter ATP-binding protein, with product MTEVLLAEEVHRSYGDTVALDGVSLSATAGEVLALVGPNGAGKTTLVRALTGTTEAEGRVELFGRSPTTVDRDRIGLLPQSFTPHERLTARELVAYYAGLYDETRPVEDVLADVGLSDTADTHYENLSGGQQRRTCVATALINDPDLLVLDEPTTGIDPAGRQALWELLEGLADRGVTIVVTTHYMEEAQRLADRVGLLADGRLVALDAPEALVADHGGDSQLLVDGEFEANAVDAVDYPARMTVRNGRLVVYGVRPESIGGVVDALDAAGLPYDSLTWKQPDLEDVYLELTGTGVGRSGEPTGTVPAGGAR
- a CDS encoding DUF7546 family protein, giving the protein MSALESDRRGLVPEGRSLALWAVILNTELLLVLLYLFLLPGAATDPFLLSFPFVWLNVAGLVFLYVRPTPASSRRRAVAGAVALGYALLLGYVGGVFGLGGAGTGLRVVLAAPPGFAPSVVYSGAVLGVVVTPWKVAGYLALSYLVYVTVVDASGGLAGGVVGLFSCVSCVLPIVASVVGGAIGAGGTLYQAAIAQSYGLSTVVFLASVGLLYAVHRFDITAVGWLRRTMAR
- a CDS encoding ABC transporter permease is translated as MSRLGRLRSESRAASRAFLRRRTAVFFTFFFPLIIVVIFGVLVQTRPGGGGLFTREPAYYVPGYLAVVVLFTPLSRVGSEVARHRDGNRFEKLATTPLTRPEWLLAQTLVNTVVIGLAGLFLLGLMVVLTGADIAVSPLLLPFVVLGVALFCGVGAMLGSLASSQDGVISASNGIALPLLFLSETFVPPELLPAWFPTWLSPLTYFSRGVRAISTGGGEAVVPLAVLSVCAVVGFVVGAALLPRTD
- the pan1 gene encoding proteasome-activating nucleotidase Pan1 yields the protein MTDTVDEVDLPYDEGASMQQKIESLQERLEVLESQNEEMRDKLLDANAENNKYQQKLERLTHENKKLKQSPLFVATVQELNDDGAIIKQHGNNQEALTEVTDEMREDLAPDDRVAVNNSLSIVKQLDDETDVRARVMQVDKSPDVTFADIGGIQEQMEEVRETVEMPLTSPGMFEDVGIEPPSGVLLHGPPGTGKTMLAKAVANETDATFIKMAGSELVHKFIGEGAKLVRDLFELARQEEPAVVFIDEIDAIAAKRTDSKTSGDAEVQRTMMQLLSEMDGFDDRGDIRIIAATNRFDMLDRAILRPGRFDRLIEVPNPNAEGREQIFQIHTRSMNVADDVEFADLAAEIEDASGADIKAICTEAGMFAIRDDRTEVRMSDFHDAWEKIQQDETEDEDVSKTFA